GGTTATCGGCTTTTCCCTAAACTACTACCTGCATATGACCAGCATAACAATAGAAGAAGCTTCGATGAATGGTGCAATCTAGtcgatatcatttttttttcttattcttgtgGTAATTCAGATTtgttagaaaatattcatatatgAAGAGAGATTAAAAAGATGGACCTAAAGAGTACAAGAGAGTCGAATGATATATATCCGAATCTAGTCCACAATCTATCAACTTGGACTGATGTTTGACTCAATGTATGTTAATTATGATGCTGATTTAATTAGAATGCAGTCTGTCTTAGTTAGGAAATAATTATCAGATTTCACAATTAATATGTATGATGTCTCTAAATTGGTTTTATCTAGTAAGATTCTGAAAGAGGAAGTAAATCAAATTTAAAAGGGAACAAATGATGCAgaatgaaaaaagaaagaagaagacgaagaacatAACAAATCAAATGGATTTCAAGAGATTCTAAAGGAGAACATAAGGTTTCAAGAGCCAACAATCCTGCCAGACAGAAATGACAATCTATTACTTCATTTGCTATCAGATTTCTTGTTGTAGATTAGCCTGTGTTGGAATGAGAGTTGGGCATCAATGTCTTCTGCACATATCTAATATGTTTTTGGTAAGAATGGTGTTGTAGTCTACATTTCTTTCATAACCACTTCATGTCTCTCTGCAACATCCCATTACTACATCTCATTCAGGTTGTGTGTATGCTAAAACATTGTCGTCCGTGTTCTCAAATCTCAGGTCCCCAGAACTGCTCATCGGCATCTCCGATTGAGCCAGCCAAGGACAAGCTCCTTGGAGGTCTACTGAGCCctgcattcgatgaaccctcttgCCTGAGCCGCTACCAGTCCGCACTGTTCTGGAAATCATCGAACCACACGCCATCGCCGTTCCTCTTGCAGAAGCTGCGAAGCTACGAAGCCCTCCACAAAAGATGTGGCCCGCACACCGATCTCTATAACAAGAGCATCGAGCAGCTCAGATCCAATCGCAGCACAGGGCCTTTGGAGTGCAACTACGTGGTGTGGCTGCAATCCGGTGGATTAGGCAACAGATTGATGAGCCTGATCTCCACATTCCTCTACGCGATCCTCAACAACAGGGTGTTGTTGCTCAGTGTTCCTGATGACCTCCATGACATGTTCTGCGAGCCATTTCCTGGGACTTCGTGGGCTTTACCTTGGGATTTCCCCATCAAGAAGTTGGAGACCCACGACTTCTATCGCGGATCTCCTCAGAGTTACGGAAACCTGCTGAAGAACAAGGTGCTCAGCAATGGCATGAACACCACGCTTGCTTCGCTGCCGGCTTATCTCTATCTCCACCTGATGCACGATGCCGATGACTCCGATAAGATGTTCTACTGTGAAGATGCTCAGCCGCTGTTTCAAAGCTTCCCATGGCTGTTCCTGCGATCAAACCAGTACTTCGCGCCCTCTTTGTTCCTCATGTCGCAGTACAACGACGAACTACAGAAGCTCTTCCCGGAGAAAGAGACCGTCTTCCACCATTTGGGCAGATACCTTGTCCATCCTGCTAACTCGGTCTGGGGCTACGTCACAAGGTACTACGAAGCTTATCTAGCCAATGCGAAGGAAAGGGTCGGCATCCAAGTCAGGAACTTCCCGAACGCGCCGGTTAAGTTGGAGCTCATGCTGGATCAAGTCGTCAATTGCACGCTGAAAGAGAAGATACTGCCGGACATCGAGGTGGAAGTTCCTGCGAACCTGACGACAAGCGGAGTGAAGCCGAAAGCTGTGCTCGTGACCAGTCTGCAGACGGGGTACTTCGAGAAGCTCAGGAACATGTACTACGAGCATTCGTCGACCACCGGAGATGCGATCGGCGTGTACCAGCCAAGCCACGAGGAGCTGCAGCGCACGGAGAACCAGAATCACAACACGAAGGCTCTCGCGGAGATGTATCTGCTGAGCTTCAGCGACGTGCTGGTGACCACTGCGTTCTCCACGTTCGGCTACGTGGCGCAAGGTCTAGGCGGACTGAGGCCGTGGATGGTGCTGAGGCCGGACAACCAGAACCCACCCTGCCGCCGGGCGCTGTCGATGGAGCCCTGCTTCCATTTCGCGTCGGCGTACGACTGCAAGGCAGGGAGGAACATCGACAAAGGGACGGTGGTGCCGCACGTGAAGCACTGCGAAGATTTAGATTTCCGCTGGGGTCTTAAGCTGTTCGATTGAAGGACGGGGGTGGCAGCGAGAGACCAAAGTAATTGATACTGTAGATTATATTTGTTACGTATTTTTGTTCATTGCTGAAAACACAAGGAAAATAAGAAATGTTAGCCGAAGTAGTGTTTCCGTGAGGTTTAGTACAAATTACTATTTCTTGTGGCTGCCCTTTCGCTTACTGTGAGGATTTATTTGCGATCTTTGTATCCATGAAGTTCATGTAGCCGAAGAATCCACATCAAAATATGTGTATTTCCAAATGTTTGTCTCGATTTTGGTGTCATGTGGAGGCAAAGATTGAGGACTGGATCGAAAGATGCCAATATCCTGAGGAATAGGTGGAGAAGAGAGATGTTATACATTACATCTCAAACTATTAAGTCTAGTGGTGGTGTTCAAATCGAATTAAACGGGGCAATGATTTGGACCCATCTCTTTATGAGAGTGGTCCGTCCATGCTGTTTGTAGATCTAATGAGAAAAGAACAAAACAGTACTTTTTACCTCTTTCTGTCCTCACAAAAGGACGCCCTCCGCCTTTTAATCAATAATcttagttcaaatcatttaatgagattatttttgaataatatctttaattaattattttttatcaaaaaataaaacatatttaGCTCAATAAAATGATTGTAATATCTTAAAATCGTGCTTTAGTTGCATTATTGTGTAATTCCTAAAATCCAAATCTCAAAAATTAATTCGGCCATCTAATATTTTAATCCTATGATCATATATTTTAACATATCCTTCGAATCATTGCTCCGatatcatatttataaaaaataataaattattattttattattcagaaGACTTTTTTTTTGCATGTTTAAATTCAAATCCCTATCTTTATAATAGCAAATCTTatattaataagaaaaaaaatcacatcTTCTTGGAATGGCTGATGAAAAGTTTTCTCCCATCCAAACCTTAAATCTATTACAAGTAgtagattattttaaaaataaatataaaataaaaacatattaaCAACCATAATCTTTCAAAAATCATaaacataatttttaatatttatgaaatatatatatatatcaataatttaatatgaaatgataatatatcaattgattataaaattaatgcatgataaataaaatcatgcatcaatcgcATGCAACATATATATAATAGTCAGATAATAAAGGTATATATCACACCCGATGGTGCACTTTCCCAACTACGGATGAAGAGAACTCATATCGTATCTCCAATAATGGATGGAGTGACATCTCTTACCTACCCAACAATTGATGAAAGAATCATCTAACCATCATGTCTGACGGTTCGCTAATCTCTGAATGAAATCACCCTACATGCCCTTGGTAGGAATACATAAACAACTATgatcatttatttatatttatctattcaagaaataatatgataaaatattacgaGGGACCATGCTTAATATATGATCTACTAGACTATGTCCATTGGTGGCTCCACACTATGATAGACTCGTAACTCCTTTCAAAGTTTACACTTCTAACGTGGACCACtagcataattatatatattatatgataacaaacatattaatatcataaacttaaaaatgtaaaaaatcgataattatttttaaatgacaCATGCGGATAAAACTTTgaagttcatcaaatcataaatacatgagATATCAATCTCTCAAAAGTCCTCAACCAAAACCCAAGTGCCATAATTCATTTAAACCAAacttaattaaattaaaacttaATGAACTAACCTCAAATCGTTATAGGACaactctaatttagatttgatcgaATTTAATTGGGTCAAATAGGTTtaaactagtcaagttagtttggaatcacccttaACAAGCTTGAACTGATCAAACGTGTTTGATTCAATCAATTAATAAGCTCAAACATATAAAAGGAGGTGAGTCTTAGATGAGTCATGTGTGTCGTACATGTTTATCCCAAGTAATAAGTTGGGTTGAGGTACAACAAGATGGATAGATGAGCAATGATGTGTCTAACGTCAATTATGTAATTGGGTGGGCCTAACTTTACAGATCGAATTGAGCTTCACTCATAAGTTGGGCTGAGCTTGATTACTAAAATGGGCTATGCTTGGCTTACAGATTGGGTTGTGCCTAAACACATAAGTTGGGGTTGTGTCTGATCATATTGATTGAGGTATACTTGGCTAAATGAGTTAGACCATGCCTAATCACATGGTTGGATTGTACTTAGTCACATGGGCTGAATTGTACCTAGCTACATAAACTAAGTCGTATATGACTATAAGGGTTGGATCAACCCTGTGTAGTATATCAACCTGACTCAAGTCAAACTCGAGTAAGATTCTTcatatcaaattatattttaatattttaaattatcaaaaagtaacttaaattgataaattaaagaatttaaatttatgatcttaaattaaaaactaattaaattatataaattcatatataattcttaaaacatagatatatttaattaaataaattagaactattttaatccaaaaataagaattttaataattaaatcaatcttagattcaTTTAATCTTAAGAGatcattataaatcaaataatcattttaacatcatcaattaattattattatttattaatcataaaaaattaaaattaagatattattatgcatcataaaattataataatcctaatatcaaatatttcaaaatataaatcaaaactgaTTAGAAAAAAAATAGATAATCCTACCGCCCTCGCTTCGAGCAATTCTCTCCTTGATCCTTTCACTATCAAGTTTAGTAAAAAATGAGAGAGGAAAAACCtattttatataggagaagacgaaggataaataataatttaatttatattttaaatatatttttattttacttttatataaaaatataaaaatataatatttatttcttatgattcatacacaaaaatagaatataaactatttactttctaaaaatcacataactcgttaggaaataaattaatcaataatttaattaattgataaaaattttaactaacttatccatgtgattaacaaaatcaattttaatcatttccttaaccatACTACACAAACAAAGaagttaaaatatattattaatttatgtcAAGAGAGAAAATTATTGATGATTACAATTGGAGTGGCAGTGTTGAGTGCATCCCAAATATTTTTGCAAGATCTGTTATCGAATTCATTTATCTTCCAACATCAAGTTTTTAACAAAACTGGAACTCAAATAATGATTGATACTAAGGACAACTAAACTCTCTCTCCTTTCATGTGGCCAAATTCATTTGCTAGTGCCACTTATTAAGGATGGTAATGAGTCGTTCTTTTCAGATACATTACTTTTTTTTGGGATCCGCTTAGTTCAGTTTAGGGTAATTCTAGTTTTAGATatgaaagaataaaaagaaaaaaaagagagtttTTGGGTGGGATTCGAGTCGATCGCATCCTCAAGTCAGTCACACCCTTCTTTGCCATCACATCCTTAAATGGCATAGGATCAAACGtagcagaaatcatatcatcatagATACTCTAAGGTTCAATAAAGAAATCTCAATCGAtgcaaatatcttaagaaatgtaGTTGATTTCCTATCAAATCCATAGAGGAAAATGTAGGTTTCTACCGCGGATGTAATGTATGATCTTAACATGTgagaaaaacaaataaatattGAATCTCGAACCCAACTAGTTTAGGTCGAGCATGAAAAAACATGGCCGATTAACTCGAGTCAAATGAAATTAATTAACTAACTAGATCAGGATGGTAAATTGCGTTTGATCGAAGTGCCCAAGCCCACTCGATCCTAGGCTATATCAACTAAGCTCAACTCGAACCTAAGTGCCACCCAAGCTCGAGCTCCAGAGTTGCATTTGACTCGACATTGCTCAATTGTGGCTTGACGCTAAAACCCCTTACCTAAGCTCACGCCTTGGATCAAACCCGAGCCTTAGGCTAAGTTACAATCTCGATGCATGCGACTCGACCCATGCAAGCGCTAACCAGGTTAAAGCATCCCCTTATGTGCGATGCATCTATCTAAGGTAAAAAATATTGAGCATGTTAAATGCGATGACCTAAACGAAAAAACCTTTCAATGCATGATATTTTTGCTTAGGacaaaaaattatttgaaatacgATCGACTAGACTAAAGGGTTTCTCTTTGTGCATGATATAGTGCTCGATGAGGTTGATTTAGCCAAATCATTTATTGCCTGTGATACATCCATcctaaacagaaaaaaaaaaaatcaaaatcacttCTTAACCAAACCATTGTATCTCTCTCGTGTGCAATGCATATATATTTGAATTACATTGATATGCtactatcaaaatcaaaatgtcTTCCTTAGATACATTCATTTATGCGAAGCAACCAACATCGTTATCTAGACAAAGACATCTCCTGTTAACTATATTTTGACACagacaaaaagaaaaaggttaaGATCTCTAGATGAACATTATGTTTCATGAACAATATCCTTTTGATCCTTATTGGTTTTATTATTTTCCTCTTATCACTAATAACAATATCGAACTTATGACTTTATGCCATAAAAATCATCTCCTCAAACTCAAAATTGATAGTGAATTGACTAATTCTTTTTTCCATCTATTAATATTGATTGGACCCATGCGCAACATGCCACATGGCTAGTTATGTAACATGCATCGACCCTTATCCATAAACGAATTGTTTACTCAGTGCAGCACATCGTTGGATCAGATCCTTATTTGGCTCGCCAATCAAACTTCAACTTCGATCACATACGCATCGGATCACAGATTGGGTCGGTTTAATTGCCCCGCAACTCACATTTTAAGCTTGTATTGGACCGGACCGAACCGAACCGGGTTTCGATACATATACGCCTACCCGCCGACACCCGAGTTTGAGATCCGCCCACCTTTTATGGCAGCAAAGCGTCGCTTGTCTTCTTCCGGCCATCGATTTCTGACTTGGGAGGATGAACGAGGCAAATGGAAGACGTAGAAGTCGGGACGGTAAGAGTTTCGAGGCGATGCCAATCGTATTCTTAAACAAGAGACATTGGCACCGACTTCACCATCACCCCCGAGAACTGTTCTTCTACTCCCAGGAGAAAGAATTATTGAAGGAAAGGGACATTGAATGCAGTGTCGCGGAGGGCGGCAGACCCCCGAGATTGCCTTCCATGGGCGTGAGATTAATATATTCAACGTGGGATGCTGAGGTTTTATTTCTCCGATGCTGAAGCGGGAGACGCGGTGATGGAGATGAAGCAGATGggaatgcagcagcagcagcagacgcCGCCGCTCGCCGGGCGACGGGAGACGAAGGACGAGGGGAGTGGCGGAGCCCATTTGGTCGCTGGGTTGGGCGTCGTGAGGCCACTTGTCGTGCTTGCCTTGTGCACGCTCGTCCTGCTCCTCACTCTACCCTCAGTGGCCCATCGCCGTCACTCACTCGATCTGCTTCTCTTGCATCGCC
This genomic stretch from Musa acuminata AAA Group cultivar baxijiao chromosome BXJ3-9, Cavendish_Baxijiao_AAA, whole genome shotgun sequence harbors:
- the LOC103999162 gene encoding galactoside 2-alpha-L-fucosyltransferase; translated protein: MRDKLLGAAAGRPLLVVAALTIVLLLIFLSGATRNLPLDLLTRSYSAPEEGPQNCSSASPIEPAKDKLLGGLLSPAFDEPSCLSRYQSALFWKSSNHTPSPFLLQKLRSYEALHKRCGPHTDLYNKSIEQLRSNRSTGPLECNYVVWLQSGGLGNRLMSLISTFLYAILNNRVLLLSVPDDLHDMFCEPFPGTSWALPWDFPIKKLETHDFYRGSPQSYGNLLKNKVLSNGMNTTLASLPAYLYLHLMHDADDSDKMFYCEDAQPLFQSFPWLFLRSNQYFAPSLFLMSQYNDELQKLFPEKETVFHHLGRYLVHPANSVWGYVTRYYEAYLANAKERVGIQVRNFPNAPVKLELMLDQVVNCTLKEKILPDIEVEVPANLTTSGVKPKAVLVTSLQTGYFEKLRNMYYEHSSTTGDAIGVYQPSHEELQRTENQNHNTKALAEMYLLSFSDVLVTTAFSTFGYVAQGLGGLRPWMVLRPDNQNPPCRRALSMEPCFHFASAYDCKAGRNIDKGTVVPHVKHCEDLDFRWGLKLFD